The following coding sequences are from one Streptomyces sp. NBC_01485 window:
- a CDS encoding HGxxPAAW family protein, whose protein sequence is MAGSSHGHTPAAWTGVTIAIIGFTVAGAFMVMAEPLGFWAGMAIVLLAGVVGGAMRAAGLGMPKETHPVHKTAPVTREPATVEG, encoded by the coding sequence ATGGCGGGCAGCAGCCACGGACACACCCCGGCCGCCTGGACCGGCGTCACCATCGCCATCATCGGCTTCACCGTCGCGGGCGCGTTCATGGTGATGGCCGAGCCGCTCGGGTTCTGGGCCGGCATGGCGATCGTGCTCCTCGCCGGTGTGGTCGGCGGCGCGATGCGCGCGGCCGGCCTGGGCATGCCGAAGGAGACGCACCCGGTGCACAAGACCGCGCCGGTGACCCGCGAGCCGGCCACCGTCGAGGGCTGA
- a CDS encoding DUF2752 domain-containing protein: MRGVNADSQRVTSTTRGRLAVPAGILTAVVGAFAYVGAVDPNEPGHYPVCPLLRYTGLYCPGCGGLRSAHAFVHGDFQAALQDNAMAVVAFLGFAVVWTVWVVRVARGRPVRVDLTSVRLWALGASLLVFTVVRNLPFGGWLHP, translated from the coding sequence ATGCGAGGCGTGAACGCCGACAGCCAGAGGGTGACGTCAACGACGCGGGGACGACTCGCCGTGCCCGCCGGGATCCTCACGGCCGTCGTCGGCGCCTTCGCCTACGTCGGGGCCGTCGACCCCAACGAGCCCGGCCACTACCCCGTCTGCCCGCTCCTGCGCTACACGGGCCTGTACTGCCCCGGCTGCGGCGGCCTGCGCAGCGCGCACGCCTTCGTGCACGGGGACTTCCAGGCCGCCCTCCAGGACAACGCCATGGCCGTCGTCGCCTTCCTGGGCTTCGCGGTGGTGTGGACCGTCTGGGTGGTCCGCGTGGCACGCGGACGCCCCGTGCGCGTCGACCTCACCTCGGTGCGGCTCTGGGCGCTGGGCGCATCGCTGCTGGTCTTCACGGTCGTCCGGAACCTGCCGTTCGGTGGCTGGCTGCATCCTTGA
- a CDS encoding TIGR02234 family membrane protein: MGYVTAVPHPRSASDTAARSGRRSLALALLCGALGAAVALLATRQRWSAGTATVAGGAFPLTARGSDVTGLPAALAIVGLAALVAVFAVRRTGRFAVSALLALSGAGIMAAALLGATDGTALDEQAAKASGDTSATVASFTHTAWPYAAAAGGALILLAGLLALRYGRQWPAMSGRYERDGTPRPRRAPKPVDPDRPEDMWKALDRGEDPTGMDPV, from the coding sequence GTGGGGTACGTGACTGCTGTTCCGCACCCCCGATCCGCATCCGACACCGCCGCCCGGTCCGGCCGCCGGAGCCTCGCCCTCGCCCTGCTGTGCGGCGCGCTGGGCGCGGCCGTGGCCCTGCTGGCCACCCGGCAGCGCTGGTCGGCGGGCACGGCGACGGTGGCCGGCGGCGCCTTCCCCCTGACCGCCAGGGGCAGCGACGTCACGGGCCTGCCCGCGGCGCTCGCCATAGTGGGCCTCGCCGCGCTCGTCGCCGTCTTCGCCGTCCGCCGGACCGGCCGTTTCGCGGTCTCCGCCCTCCTCGCGCTCTCCGGCGCCGGGATCATGGCCGCCGCCCTGCTCGGCGCCACCGACGGCACCGCGCTCGACGAGCAGGCCGCGAAGGCCTCCGGCGACACCTCGGCCACCGTGGCCTCGTTCACCCACACCGCCTGGCCCTACGCGGCGGCCGCGGGCGGCGCCCTGATCCTCCTGGCCGGCCTGCTGGCCCTGCGCTACGGCCGCCAGTGGCCCGCCATGTCCGGCCGCTACGAACGCGACGGCACCCCGCGCCCCCGGCGCGCCCCCAAGCCCGTCGACCCCGACCGGCCCGAGGACATGTGGAAGGCCCTGGACCGCGGCGAGGACCCGACGGGCATGGACCCGGTCTGA
- the hisI gene encoding phosphoribosyl-AMP cyclohydrolase translates to MTSTPPPARHPTTAPQRGASRHSSPSSRLAPEIAARLKRSADGLVPAIAQQYDTGEVLMLGWMDDEALHRTLTTGRCTYWSRSRREYWVKGDTSGHFQWVRSVALDCDADTVLVKVDQVGAACHTGARTCFDTDVLLDVLPTGGADSDAAAVDQ, encoded by the coding sequence ATGACCAGCACGCCCCCGCCCGCCCGTCACCCGACCACCGCCCCTCAACGAGGCGCTTCGCGCCACAGTTCTCCGTCCAGTCGCCTCGCCCCCGAGATCGCCGCGCGCCTCAAGCGCAGCGCCGACGGCCTCGTCCCCGCCATCGCCCAGCAGTACGACACCGGTGAGGTGCTCATGCTCGGCTGGATGGACGACGAGGCGCTGCACCGCACGCTCACCACCGGCCGCTGCACCTACTGGTCGCGCAGCCGCCGGGAGTACTGGGTCAAGGGCGACACCTCCGGCCACTTCCAGTGGGTCAGGTCCGTCGCCCTCGACTGCGACGCCGACACCGTCCTCGTCAAGGTCGACCAGGTCGGCGCCGCCTGCCACACCGGCGCGCGCACCTGCTTCGACACCGACGTCCTGCTGGACGTCCTGCCGACGGGCGGTGCCGATTCCGACGCCGCCGCCGTGGATCAGTAA
- a CDS encoding anthranilate synthase component I — translation MDLETFRKLAGDRRVIPVTRKLLADGDTPVALYRKLAAERTGTFLLESAENGRSWSRYSFVGVRSAATLTALDGQTHWLGTPPVGVPTDGDPLAALRATIETLHTPHQEGMPPFTGGMVGYLGYDIVRRLEKIGPGERDDLRLPELTMLLTSDLAVMDHWEGSVLLIANAINHNDLDTGVDEAYTDAVARLDAMEADLTRAVAQPPAVLPPSELPEYTALWGGPDFRTAVEDIKERIRAGEAFQVVPSQRFETPCTASALDVYRVLRATNPSPYMYLFRFDGFDVVGSSPEALVKVEDGHAMVHPIAGTRHRGATPHEDQALADELLADPKERAEHLMLVDLGRNDLGRVCEPGSVEVVDFMSVERYSHVMHIVSTVTGKVAAGRTAFDVLTACFPAGTLSGAPKPRAMQIIDELEPSRRGLYGGCVGYLDFAGDSDTAIAIRTALLRDGTAYVQAGAGIVADSDPVAEDQECRNKAAAVLRAVHTANRLGR, via the coding sequence ATGGACCTCGAGACGTTCCGCAAGCTGGCCGGCGACCGCCGTGTCATCCCGGTCACCCGCAAGCTCCTCGCCGACGGCGACACCCCGGTCGCGCTCTACCGCAAGCTCGCCGCCGAGCGCACCGGCACCTTCCTCCTGGAGTCCGCGGAGAACGGCCGCTCGTGGTCCCGGTACTCCTTCGTCGGCGTCCGAAGCGCCGCCACCCTCACCGCGCTCGACGGCCAGACCCACTGGCTCGGCACCCCGCCCGTCGGCGTCCCCACGGACGGCGACCCGCTCGCCGCCCTGCGCGCCACCATCGAGACCCTGCACACCCCCCACCAGGAGGGCATGCCGCCCTTCACCGGCGGCATGGTCGGCTACCTCGGCTACGACATCGTGCGCCGCCTGGAGAAGATCGGCCCCGGTGAGCGGGACGACCTGCGACTGCCCGAGCTGACCATGCTCCTGACCAGCGATCTCGCCGTCATGGACCACTGGGAGGGCTCCGTCCTGCTGATCGCCAACGCGATCAACCACAACGACCTCGACACCGGCGTCGACGAGGCGTACACGGACGCGGTCGCCCGCCTGGACGCCATGGAGGCCGACCTCACGCGCGCGGTGGCCCAGCCCCCGGCCGTCCTCCCGCCCTCCGAGCTGCCCGAGTACACCGCCCTGTGGGGCGGCCCCGACTTCCGGACGGCCGTCGAGGACATCAAGGAGCGCATCCGCGCGGGCGAGGCCTTCCAGGTCGTCCCCTCCCAGCGCTTCGAAACGCCGTGCACGGCAAGCGCGCTGGACGTGTACCGGGTGCTGCGGGCCACGAACCCCTCCCCGTACATGTACCTGTTCCGCTTCGACGGCTTCGACGTGGTCGGCTCGTCCCCCGAGGCGCTCGTCAAGGTCGAGGACGGGCACGCCATGGTCCACCCCATCGCCGGCACCCGGCACCGCGGGGCCACCCCGCACGAGGACCAGGCCCTCGCCGACGAACTGCTCGCCGACCCCAAGGAGCGCGCCGAGCACCTCATGCTCGTCGACCTGGGCCGCAACGACCTGGGCCGGGTCTGCGAGCCGGGCTCGGTCGAGGTCGTCGACTTCATGTCCGTCGAGCGGTACTCGCACGTGATGCACATCGTCTCGACGGTCACCGGCAAGGTCGCCGCCGGCCGCACCGCATTCGACGTCCTCACCGCCTGCTTCCCCGCCGGCACCCTCTCCGGCGCCCCCAAGCCCCGCGCCATGCAGATCATCGACGAACTGGAACCGTCCCGGCGCGGCCTGTACGGCGGCTGCGTGGGCTATCTGGACTTCGCGGGCGACTCCGACACCGCCATCGCCATCCGCACGGCCCTGCTGCGCGACGGCACGGCCTACGTCCAGGCCGGCGCCGGCATCGTCGCCGACTCCGACCCCGTCGCCGAGGACCAGGAGTGCCGCAACAAGGCGGCGGCGGTCCTGCGCGCCGTCCACACGGCCAACCGGCTCGGGCGATAG
- the trpM gene encoding tryptophan biosynthesis modulator TrpM → MTVSTTLATRDPYARLARGCRPRGCRAPARRVHGRRVRYVIGDEPGQVNGQRWQRAPEGRGAVPGCAAPPRGRDQPRTA, encoded by the coding sequence ATGACCGTCTCGACCACCCTGGCGACCAGGGACCCGTACGCCCGCCTCGCGCGCGGCTGCAGGCCCCGAGGCTGTCGCGCGCCCGCACGGCGCGTACACGGCCGCAGGGTGCGCTACGTCATCGGAGACGAACCCGGCCAGGTCAACGGACAGCGATGGCAACGCGCCCCTGAGGGGCGCGGGGCAGTGCCCGGATGTGCGGCTCCGCCGCGTGGGCGCGACCAGCCACGTACGGCCTGA
- the trpC gene encoding indole-3-glycerol phosphate synthase TrpC has protein sequence MSVLDEIIDGVRADLAERQARVSLEELKERAAKAPAAKDGVAALRGDGVKVICEVKRSSPSKGALAAIADPAALAADYEAGGAAVISVLTEERRFGGSLADLEAVRARVDIPVLRKDFIVTSYQLWEARAYGADLALLIVAALEQSALESLIERAVSIGLTPLVEVHDEVEVERAVDAGAKVIGVNARNLKTLEVDRGTFERVAPEIPAHIVKIAESGVRGPHDLIAYANAGADAVLVGESLVTGRDPKTAVADLVAAGEHPALRHGRG, from the coding sequence GTGAGTGTGCTCGACGAGATCATCGACGGAGTCCGTGCCGACCTCGCGGAGCGGCAGGCGCGCGTCAGCCTCGAGGAGCTCAAGGAGCGCGCGGCGAAGGCTCCCGCGGCCAAGGACGGCGTGGCCGCCCTGCGCGGTGACGGCGTCAAGGTCATCTGCGAGGTCAAGCGCTCCAGCCCGTCCAAGGGCGCCCTGGCCGCCATCGCCGACCCGGCCGCCCTGGCCGCCGACTACGAGGCGGGCGGCGCGGCCGTCATCTCCGTCCTCACCGAGGAGCGCCGCTTCGGCGGCTCCCTGGCCGACCTCGAAGCGGTACGCGCGCGCGTGGACATCCCCGTGCTGCGCAAGGACTTCATCGTCACCTCGTACCAGCTGTGGGAGGCCCGCGCGTACGGCGCCGACCTCGCGCTGCTGATCGTGGCCGCCCTCGAGCAGTCGGCCCTGGAGTCCCTCATCGAGCGCGCCGTCTCCATCGGCCTCACCCCGCTGGTCGAGGTCCACGACGAGGTCGAGGTCGAGCGCGCCGTCGACGCGGGCGCCAAGGTGATCGGCGTCAACGCGCGCAACCTGAAGACCCTCGAGGTCGACCGCGGGACCTTCGAACGCGTCGCCCCCGAGATCCCGGCCCACATCGTCAAGATCGCCGAGTCCGGCGTCCGGGGCCCGCACGACCTCATCGCGTACGCCAACGCCGGCGCCGACGCCGTCCTGGTCGGCGAGTCCCTGGTGACGGGCCGCGACCCCAAGACAGCGGTCGCCGACCTGGTCGCGGCGGGCGAACACCCGGCCCTGCGCCACGGCCGCGGCTGA